In Methanofastidiosum sp., the genomic stretch CAAAAGTCCAACTACCCGCAAAATCTGCTAATTTGTCTGCTAGGCGTTCGCCTAAAGTTAGTTTACTATCATATTCAATATTAATATTCTGGGATAAAATCTCGTTTTGTTTAAGGCTATCCATCACCTTCTTTTCTAGTATTGAGATTTCCCCTTTTTCATCCTCAAGGGTCTCTGCGACATACTTTGTCCTAAAGTAGTTCAAATCGTCAAAGCATATGTAACCCTTAGATTCCCAATTAGGATTATTTTTCTTTATTAATTTTACAAGTGGCTCTCTAACAAATTCACTAGGAAACATTTCACTTGTTTTAAATTGTCTGTTACAAATTTGACATTTAGAAGAAACAACTTCAGAACCTTCCATTTCTTAACACCTTAATATACATACTATAACGTATATTTGTATATAATACTTTTCTAAATTTTTATCTAAAAATCAAATACATATTTTTGGGCAAATTATATATAAAATAAAGCATAAAAATAATTCATGAATAAAGATGAAAAAATATTCCTGTTATTTGGAATCCTTCAAAGTATAACTCTCGGAACTATAATATTTCTTATATTCCGTGGGTTGAATATTGTTGGAGACTCTAAAGTAATTAGTTTTGATACACAGCTACTACTTAGCACTCTCTTCCCGGCATTCTTGTTGATTGTTGAGTATATGATATATTCAAAAAAATGATTATAATCTATTTCATTATCTTGCCAACACTAGTCGCAAGCGAATTTGCTAGATCTTCTCTATATGCATTTAGGGAGATAATGCCTTTCCCAGTGTTATCAAGTACTATTTTTGAAACTATGATTAATTCTCCAGTGTATCCATCTTCAGACCTCATAACAACCGGCGGATTGTTTTCTTTCTTAAAATCGTAGAAGTATTCTGTATCCCCTGAAGAGGTGTAGTAGGCAAGCATCCTTATCCTTGAACTCGGTGAAAATGGATTGTATTTGATATTCTTCTCAGGCAAAGAGATAAGAAGCGTTTGATTTTCATAATTCTCTTTAAATTCAGTAATTAATTCTACTGTATATCCCTCTTTTTCCAAATTTTTAATTATCGAAGTTTCGAGATATTTTCCTAAAGAGTCCCTGTCTTCTACGTATAGAAAAAGAGTTTGACTTTTATCAATTTCATAGTTATTAGATGAAAATCTGCTTGTCGATTCACTTACCTTTGTTTCTAAAGTAGATAGTTTATAATTTAGAGAAAATACAGAAGCTGTAAATATTAATATTAAAGCAATTACAGAAAAACCTAGTATAATACTTGAATTTGCCTTCATTTAATCACTATAAATGTTGAAATTGGGGCCATTTATAAGTTTTTTGGGAAAATTAAAGCAAAATTCGTAATTCTTTTATACTAAAAAATTTATTTAATAGTATGGAAGCTTTGTATATATACCTGATAGTTATCTTAATGGTAATAATCGGGCTTTTTATTATTTTAAATAGAAATGCGGATAAAAAAATACAGGGGCAGACAAATTATCGCTCTCTTTTTATTTTAGGATTAATCGTATTTATACCTGCTGGAACCTTCTTCCTTTTAATAGGCAATATAGCGGGCTACGGCCTTATCGGACTCGGAGTA encodes the following:
- a CDS encoding DUF1003 domain-containing protein, coding for MEGSEVVSSKCQICNRQFKTSEMFPSEFVREPLVKLIKKNNPNWESKGYICFDDLNYFRTKYVAETLEDEKGEISILEKKVMDSLKQNEILSQNINIEYDSKLTLGERLADKLADFAGSWTFVSIFAIFLAIWVSINSIVLIFRPFDPYPFILLNLILSCIAAIQAPLIMMSQNRQEDKDRLRAEHDYIVNLKAEIEVKNLNEKIDHLIMSQWQKLLEIQEIQTELMQDVVREVKNNIKQKK